The following coding sequences are from one Chloroflexota bacterium window:
- a CDS encoding SUMF1/EgtB/PvdO family nonheme iron enzyme, whose product MSVHIGKDGKRMILIPAGFFLMGTSDADLVEMEAQYGWKREWFADEMPQRRVYLDAYYIDEMPVTNADYKKFLDAGALRPVPENWDKRYRSYMIGASDHPVTCVSWDDANAYAVWAGKRLPTEAEWEKAARGTDGRWFPWGNRLDVTRFNSRESNVHGTTPVNQFSPRGDSPFGVMDVVGNVSEWCADWYAEDYFKLSPDRNPRGPASGDWRVLRGGAWDAASDLARCASRDYISPESGYATVGFRCAGSVR is encoded by the coding sequence GTGTCTGTTCACATCGGCAAAGACGGCAAGCGAATGATCCTCATTCCCGCCGGGTTTTTTCTGATGGGGACGAGTGATGCTGATCTGGTCGAGATGGAGGCGCAATACGGTTGGAAGCGCGAGTGGTTTGCGGATGAGATGCCGCAACGCCGCGTGTACCTCGACGCGTATTACATTGACGAAATGCCGGTGACGAATGCCGATTACAAAAAGTTTCTCGATGCTGGCGCACTGCGACCAGTGCCGGAAAACTGGGATAAGCGTTATCGTTCGTACATGATCGGCGCAAGCGATCACCCGGTTACCTGCGTGTCCTGGGATGATGCGAACGCGTACGCGGTGTGGGCGGGCAAGCGCCTGCCGACCGAAGCGGAGTGGGAAAAAGCCGCGCGTGGTACGGACGGTCGTTGGTTTCCCTGGGGTAATCGGCTCGATGTAACACGGTTCAACTCGCGCGAATCAAATGTGCACGGCACGACGCCGGTGAATCAGTTCTCGCCGCGCGGTGATAGTCCGTTCGGCGTGATGGATGTGGTCGGCAATGTATCCGAGTGGTGCGCGGACTGGTACGCGGAGGATTATTTCAAGTTGTCGCCCGACCGAAATCCACGCGGTCCCGCATCCGGCGATTGGCGTGTGCTACGCGGCGGCGCGTGGGATGCCGCATCCGATCTCGCGCGCTGCGCCAGCCGCGATTACATTTCACCGGAAAGTGGATACGCAACGGTAGGGTTTCGCTGTGCAGGGTCAGTTCGATAG
- a CDS encoding pyridoxal-phosphate dependent enzyme: MSKLILGPTFEEMLHPNKIAPEIRKRAIEAKTQDPLDPINLFNITWRDGNNNIYYHVMPKELTGVDANIVVLYGKDFPSGSHKVGAAYSVLIEKQSFGEVDPSTHTLVWPSTGNYGIGGAYVGCRMGFDSIVVLPAGMSQERFQRIESYGAKIIKTVGSESNVKEIYDETHRLSQNAQVRILNQFEVMGNYRFHYHVTGNTIVELAEVLKAQGIGTGKISAYCSAMGSAGTIAAGDRLKQVWHDHKIVGLEPIQCPTLFNNGYGSHDIQGIGDKHVTWIHNVMNQDAIMCLDDIECKKGLQLLTEEAGWNTLVKRFGVPRESVEKMATIFGISGVCNVLGAIKTAKFYGMGKDDTVVTICTDAIDRYHSVMGEMTQMFGKMDEAEATARAHIFRDQRTDWIREGTTDTRRQWHNLKYYTWVEQQGKTVEELDAQLSQEWWIKHQQMVGEIDAKLKAARG, from the coding sequence ATGTCCAAACTAATTCTCGGACCTACGTTCGAAGAAATGCTTCACCCCAACAAAATCGCGCCGGAAATTCGCAAGCGCGCGATTGAAGCGAAGACGCAAGACCCGCTCGACCCGATCAACTTGTTCAACATCACCTGGCGCGATGGTAACAACAACATCTACTATCACGTCATGCCGAAGGAGTTGACCGGCGTGGACGCGAACATCGTCGTCCTCTACGGCAAGGATTTTCCGAGTGGCTCGCACAAGGTCGGCGCGGCGTACTCGGTGCTGATCGAAAAGCAATCGTTCGGCGAAGTGGACCCCAGCACGCACACGCTCGTGTGGCCCTCGACCGGCAACTACGGCATCGGTGGCGCGTACGTCGGTTGTCGCATGGGCTTTGACAGCATCGTCGTTTTGCCGGCGGGGATGAGCCAGGAACGTTTCCAGCGCATCGAATCGTACGGCGCGAAAATCATCAAGACGGTCGGCTCGGAATCGAACGTCAAGGAAATTTACGACGAGACGCATCGCCTCAGCCAGAACGCCCAGGTCCGCATCCTCAATCAATTCGAGGTGATGGGCAACTATCGTTTCCACTATCACGTCACCGGCAACACGATTGTCGAACTCGCGGAGGTGTTGAAAGCGCAAGGCATCGGCACCGGCAAAATTTCCGCGTACTGCTCGGCGATGGGAAGCGCGGGTACGATTGCCGCCGGTGATCGTTTGAAGCAAGTGTGGCACGATCACAAGATCGTCGGACTCGAACCGATTCAATGCCCCACGCTGTTCAACAATGGCTATGGCTCGCACGACATTCAGGGCATTGGCGATAAGCATGTGACTTGGATTCATAACGTTATGAATCAAGACGCGATTATGTGCCTCGACGACATTGAATGTAAAAAGGGTTTGCAACTGCTTACCGAAGAAGCCGGCTGGAATACGCTCGTCAAACGCTTCGGCGTGCCGCGCGAGTCCGTCGAAAAGATGGCGACGATCTTCGGCATCAGCGGCGTGTGCAACGTGCTCGGCGCGATCAAGACCGCGAAATTCTACGGGATGGGCAAGGACGACACCGTCGTCACGATCTGCACGGATGCGATTGATCGCTATCATTCGGTGATGGGCGAAATGACGCAGATGTTCGGTAAGATGGACGAAGCCGAAGCGACCGCACGCGCCCATATCTTCCGCGATCAAAGAACGGATTGGATTCGCGAAGGCACGACGGACACGCGTCGCCAGTGGCACAATCTCAAATACTATACCTGGGTCGAGCAACAGGGCAAGACCGTCGAAGAACTCGACGCGCAACTGAGCCAGGAATGGTGGATCAAGCATCAACAGATGGTCGGCGAGATTGATGCGAAACTGAAAGCGGCGAGGGGCTAG
- the tatA gene encoding twin-arginine translocase TatA/TatE family subunit, translated as MFGFQPQDLLIILIVALVLFGPSQLPKLARMVGESLREFRKATDEVQKPVEDAAKTVRESLSERPLLVFVSSLMNPKCDDLIAERAAAKKAIEALPVSRSWRFEDSPASPEAAPRVYLRKVKECDIFVLVLGKEITYPVLREYATARKHKRPRLAFLKKCERTPATQQFVRHIGGEVKWKDFGAALDLEKQIQIAIVDLLLLKFRDKFTANQIIALTGFLSQLNKPIEMPVPLPAEPESPAPRIEVLEPEPPPIEKPDSLFTPTYKYGKDGKRMILIPAGEFLRGTSDADILEMNLRFGWDAKSFENEKPQRKIYLDAYYIGETPVTNEEYKKFADATGRDVPYDWDKNWRRFPTGKDKHPVANATWDDANAYAHWAGGRLPTEAEWEKAARGTDGRCYPWGNE; from the coding sequence ATGTTTGGATTTCAACCGCAAGATTTGCTGATTATTCTGATCGTTGCGCTCGTTCTATTTGGTCCAAGCCAATTGCCAAAGTTGGCGCGGATGGTGGGCGAATCGTTGCGTGAGTTTCGCAAGGCGACGGATGAAGTACAAAAGCCAGTGGAGGATGCGGCGAAGACCGTGCGCGAGTCGTTGAGCGAACGACCGTTGCTTGTGTTCGTCAGTTCGCTGATGAACCCCAAGTGCGACGATTTGATTGCCGAGCGCGCCGCCGCGAAAAAAGCGATTGAAGCGTTGCCCGTCTCGCGTTCGTGGCGATTTGAGGATAGCCCGGCGTCGCCGGAAGCCGCGCCGCGTGTGTACTTGCGCAAGGTCAAAGAGTGCGATATTTTCGTTTTGGTGCTGGGCAAAGAAATCACGTATCCGGTTTTGCGCGAGTACGCCACCGCGCGTAAACACAAACGACCACGCTTGGCTTTTCTGAAAAAATGCGAACGCACACCGGCAACGCAACAATTTGTTCGTCATATTGGCGGCGAGGTCAAGTGGAAGGATTTTGGCGCGGCGCTGGATTTGGAAAAGCAAATCCAAATTGCGATTGTGGATTTGCTTCTGCTCAAATTTCGCGACAAATTTACCGCGAATCAAATCATCGCGTTGACCGGTTTCCTTTCACAATTGAATAAACCGATTGAAATGCCTGTGCCGCTACCCGCCGAACCCGAATCACCCGCGCCGCGCATTGAGGTGCTTGAACCTGAACCACCGCCCATTGAGAAACCGGATTCGCTGTTCACGCCGACCTACAAGTACGGTAAAGATGGCAAACGAATGATCCTGATTCCCGCCGGCGAATTTTTGCGCGGCACGAGCGATGCCGATATTCTAGAAATGAATCTGCGCTTTGGCTGGGACGCAAAATCGTTTGAAAACGAAAAACCGCAGCGCAAAATTTATCTCGACGCGTACTACATTGGCGAAACGCCGGTGACGAACGAGGAGTACAAAAAATTCGCGGATGCGACTGGGCGCGATGTTCCGTACGATTGGGACAAGAACTGGCGCAGGTTTCCCACTGGTAAGGACAAGCATCCGGTTGCGAATGCGACCTGGGATGACGCGAACGCGTACGCGCATTGGGCGGGCGGACGCTTGCCCACCGAAGCGGAATGGGAAAAAGCCGCGCGCGGGACAGATGGACGATGTTATCCATGGGGCAACGAGTAA
- a CDS encoding polysaccharide deacetylase family protein, whose amino-acid sequence MKFRRFLSATPIAVMLALVGYAMGPASQSPVVVHMAGLVLPSATPTATNTPTATLTPTPTNTPTSTPTPTDTPTSTPTRTRTPVPPTRDPGLRAARVPILMYHYVSVPPPDADKYRLDLSVTPANFDAQMEYLAIEGYTPVTVSALTDHLLYGAPLPPKPILLTFDDGYLDNYEFAFPILKKYKFVGTISVITDFVEGKRPGYVNWNQLEDMAIAGMEIASHTLDHQDLSRLPRALQVKEIAESKAAIETRIGTPVKTFCYPAGKYTATTLDVLRSAGYLAGLTEIQGTRQSTDQLFELRRIRVRGSYSVADFGYWIKYFLASGK is encoded by the coding sequence ATGAAGTTCAGACGATTCCTATCGGCAACTCCCATCGCGGTGATGTTGGCGCTCGTTGGATACGCGATGGGACCCGCCTCACAATCGCCTGTAGTGGTGCATATGGCTGGGCTGGTTCTTCCGTCTGCCACGCCAACGGCGACGAATACGCCAACTGCAACATTGACGCCGACGCCGACCAACACACCGACCAGCACGCCCACGCCAACTGATACGCCCACATCTACACCCACCCGTACGCGCACGCCAGTGCCGCCGACGCGCGATCCTGGTCTGCGCGCTGCGCGCGTGCCGATTTTGATGTACCACTATGTCAGTGTTCCACCGCCGGACGCGGACAAGTACCGGCTCGATCTCTCCGTAACCCCCGCGAATTTTGACGCGCAGATGGAATATCTTGCGATTGAAGGGTACACGCCGGTTACCGTCTCCGCTTTGACCGACCATTTGCTTTACGGCGCGCCTTTGCCGCCCAAGCCCATCTTGCTGACATTCGACGACGGTTATCTTGATAATTACGAATTCGCATTCCCGATTCTGAAAAAGTACAAATTCGTCGGCACGATTAGTGTGATCACCGATTTCGTCGAAGGCAAAAGACCTGGCTATGTCAACTGGAATCAGTTGGAAGACATGGCAATCGCGGGAATGGAAATCGCATCGCATACTTTAGATCATCAGGATCTGAGTCGCTTGCCACGCGCGCTTCAGGTGAAGGAAATCGCCGAATCCAAAGCCGCCATCGAAACGCGCATCGGCACGCCGGTGAAAACGTTCTGTTATCCCGCCGGCAAATACACGGCGACGACGCTGGATGTGTTGCGCTCCGCCGGATACCTCGCCGGACTGACCGAAATTCAAGGCACGCGCCAATCCACGGATCAACTTTTTGAATTGCGCCGCATCCGCGTGCGCGGCAGTTATTCGGTCGCCGATTTCGGATACTGGATCAAATACTTTCTCGCAAGCGGCAAGTAA